In the genome of Quercus robur chromosome 3, dhQueRobu3.1, whole genome shotgun sequence, one region contains:
- the LOC126719440 gene encoding glutathione S-transferase T3-like, giving the protein MVLEEHIEQYGNYLQGDSDFVEPFLSGSQNPSMPIQPIPEVEIVTPNPTKRGGNFSVDEDLLLIAAWLNIGMDAVHGTDQKGDKFWEKVWEFFCKNNTYGTTRTSTSLSSRWGNINRETSRFAGFMAKVEARNKSGTTDEDKLKEARDIYQATPNSKTGKKVAFAFEHCWVVLKNQPKWSMLKERSKGLPQTQSSVNQVDSNDDDTVVLERPIGRKAEKAKRKRIDGDKGFDDYLEKKLRYIEASHEQDKEALRIKAERLRLETIREEGRIMTMDTSSMNDKEKLYFENLKDQILARQVGFDPRNM; this is encoded by the exons ATGGTTTTAGAAGAACACATTGAACAATATGGTAATTACTTACAAGGGGATTCCGATTTTGTGGAACCATTTTTAAGTGGGTCTCAAAATCCTTCAATGCCCATCCAACCTATACCGGAAGTTGAAATTGTCACCCCTAATCCAACAAAACGTGGTGGCAACTTCAGTGTAGATGAGGACCTCCTCCTCATCGCTGCATGGCTTAACATTGGCATGGATGCTGTGCATGGTACTGATCAAAAGGGTGACAAATTTTGGGAGAAAGTTTGGGAGTTTTTTTGCAAGAATAATACTTATGGAACCACACGTACTAGTACCTCCCTATCAAGTCGATGGGGAAATATTAATAGGGAGACAAGTAGGTTTGCTGGGTTCATGGCGAAAGTTGAAGCCCGAAATAAAAGCGGTACGACTGATGAGGACAAG ttgaaaGAAGCAAGGGATATATATCAAGCTACACCAAATTCAAAAACCGGCAAAAAGGTAGCTTTTGCTTTTGAACATTGTTGGGTTGTGTTGAAGAACCAACCAAAGTGGAGTATGCTTAAGGAAAGATCAAAAGGGCTCCCTCAAACTCAAAGTTCAGTCAATCAAGTTGATAGCAATGATGATGATACAGTGGTGCTAGAGAGACCAATTGGTCGAAAAGCCGAAAAGGCTAAGCGAAAGAGGATAGATGGTGATAAGGGCTTTGAtgattatttggaaaaaaaattgcgcTATATTGAAGCATCACATGAACAAGATAAAGAGGCTCTTCGCATCAAAGCGGAAAGGCTTCGTCTTGAAACTATTAGGGAGGAGGGAAGAATAATGACTATGGATACAAGTAGCATGAATGACAAGgaaaaactttattttgaaaatctcaaggATCAAATCCTTGCAAGACAAGTTGGGTTTGACCCAAGGAACATGTAG